Proteins found in one Abyssibius alkaniclasticus genomic segment:
- a CDS encoding NADH:flavin oxidoreductase, translating to MSRDPLLQPYTLKHLVLKNRIMSTAHEPAYSESGMPGERYRLYHREKARGGMALTMTAGSALVSPDSPPAFGNLLAYKDEIVAPLAALVADCHAHDCKVMIQLTHLGRRTAWNTGDWLPVVSASSVREPAHRAIPKAAEDWDIARIIADYADAAARMQAAGLDGIELEAYGHLMDSFWSPRLNQRDDGWNGALDARLRFAFEVIAAIRRAVGAEFIVGIRMVADEMVEGGISRAEGMEIAQRIAASSQFDFINLIRGNIDSDASLTKVIPIAGMASAPHLDFAGDLRAATKFPLFHAARIADVATARHAVATGKLDMVGMTRAHLADPHISAKVMAGDEARIRPCVGATYCLDRIYENGEALCIHNAATGREAVMPHVIARSERLRRVVVVGAGPAGLEAARVAGARGHDVVVLEAAAQPGGQVNLLVKNPRRRELAGIIDWRLSELAAMNIPIKTEVYAEAEDVLALSPDMVVIATGGVPQTPPMAQGAELAASSWDILGGTVKPAQSVLVYDDLGGHQGMSAAEFLAQAGSQVALVSPERFFAPEVGGMNHAPYMAAFQRHGVRLRIAMRLEGIRRVGNQLEAAFVSDYEPGWREVLTVDQVVVEHGTAPAEDLYFELKPLSRNLGAVDHKALTGKGNLFPEVNAEGAFALYRIGDATASRNIHAAIYDALRYGIRW from the coding sequence ATCGGCTTTACCACCGCGAAAAGGCGCGCGGCGGCATGGCGCTGACCATGACGGCAGGCTCGGCGCTGGTCTCCCCCGACAGCCCGCCCGCCTTTGGCAACCTGCTGGCCTACAAGGATGAGATTGTGGCACCCCTGGCGGCGCTTGTGGCGGATTGTCACGCGCATGACTGCAAGGTGATGATCCAGCTCACCCATCTGGGGCGGCGCACGGCGTGGAATACCGGAGATTGGCTGCCGGTCGTCTCGGCCAGTTCGGTGCGCGAGCCAGCCCATCGCGCCATTCCCAAAGCGGCGGAGGATTGGGACATTGCCCGCATCATCGCCGATTATGCCGATGCGGCGGCGCGGATGCAGGCGGCGGGCTTGGACGGGATCGAGCTTGAAGCCTATGGGCATTTGATGGACAGCTTCTGGTCGCCGCGCCTGAACCAGCGCGATGATGGCTGGAACGGCGCGCTTGACGCGCGGCTGCGCTTTGCCTTTGAGGTGATCGCCGCCATTCGCCGCGCCGTGGGGGCGGAGTTCATTGTCGGTATCCGCATGGTGGCCGATGAGATGGTCGAAGGTGGGATTTCGCGCGCCGAAGGTATGGAGATTGCGCAGCGGATTGCGGCATCAAGCCAGTTCGATTTCATCAACCTCATCCGCGGGAATATCGACAGCGATGCCAGCCTGACCAAGGTCATTCCCATTGCCGGCATGGCCAGCGCCCCGCATCTGGATTTTGCGGGGGATCTGCGCGCCGCCACGAAATTTCCGCTGTTTCATGCCGCGCGCATTGCCGATGTGGCCACTGCGCGGCACGCGGTGGCCACGGGCAAGCTCGACATGGTTGGCATGACGCGCGCGCATCTGGCCGACCCGCATATCAGCGCCAAGGTGATGGCGGGCGATGAGGCGCGCATCCGCCCCTGTGTCGGGGCCACCTATTGCCTTGATCGGATTTACGAAAACGGCGAGGCTTTGTGCATTCACAACGCCGCTACCGGGCGCGAGGCGGTGATGCCGCATGTGATTGCGCGCAGCGAACGGCTGCGCCGCGTGGTGGTTGTGGGGGCCGGGCCGGCGGGGCTGGAGGCGGCGCGCGTGGCGGGGGCGCGCGGGCATGATGTGGTGGTGCTGGAGGCCGCCGCCCAGCCCGGCGGGCAGGTGAACCTGCTGGTCAAAAACCCGCGCCGGCGCGAGTTGGCGGGGATCATCGATTGGCGGCTTAGCGAGCTTGCAGCCATGAATATCCCTATTAAAACAGAGGTTTATGCCGAGGCTGAGGATGTGTTGGCGCTATCACCGGATATGGTGGTCATCGCCACGGGCGGAGTGCCGCAAACCCCGCCGATGGCGCAGGGGGCAGAGCTTGCCGCTTCGTCATGGGATATTCTGGGCGGCACGGTAAAGCCCGCACAATCGGTGCTGGTTTATGATGATCTGGGTGGGCACCAGGGCATGTCGGCGGCGGAGTTTCTGGCGCAGGCGGGCAGCCAGGTGGCGCTTGTCAGCCCCGAGCGGTTTTTTGCGCCCGAGGTTGGCGGCATGAACCACGCGCCCTATATGGCCGCCTTTCAGCGCCACGGTGTGCGGCTGCGCATTGCCATGCGGCTGGAGGGGATTCGCCGGGTCGGCAACCAGCTCGAGGCGGCGTTTGTCTCGGATTACGAGCCCGGTTGGCGCGAGGTGCTGACGGTTGATCAGGTGGTTGTGGAACATGGCACGGCCCCGGCGGAAGACCTGTATTTCGAGCTGAAGCCGCTGTCGCGCAACCTTGGGGCGGTTGACCATAAGGCATTGACAGGGAAAGGGAATTTGTTTCCTGAAGTGAATGCAGAAGGAGCGTTCGCGCTTTACCGCATTGGTGATGCCACCGCATCGCGCAATATCCATGCGGCAATTTATGATGCCTTGCGTTACGGCATTCGTTGGTAA
- a CDS encoding PhzF family phenazine biosynthesis protein → MRRRFVQCDVFSAEALRGNGLAVVVDGDGLSDEVMQRFAAWTNLAETTFLQKPQDPKADYRIRIFTPSREMPFAGHPTLGSCAVWLDADGVPKQAGLVRQECVGGIVEIDQTGPVPAFLAPVTLQQPMPDEDLQAIENALGLDTERVVNTVRLNNGPIWNVLELASAADVLAVESARVRWPNFQSIGLIGAYPAGQDCEFEVRMLAPSSGMSEDPITGSLNAALAHWLQAQGRLAAPIVVGQGQKIGRLGRVFINPVGEGQVYIGGQTHILIRGTVAL, encoded by the coding sequence GTGAGGCGACGTTTTGTGCAATGCGATGTGTTTTCGGCCGAGGCGCTGCGTGGCAACGGCCTGGCCGTTGTGGTGGATGGTGACGGGCTGTCGGATGAGGTGATGCAGCGTTTTGCGGCCTGGACCAATCTGGCGGAGACGACCTTTCTGCAAAAGCCGCAAGACCCGAAGGCCGATTACCGGATCCGGATTTTCACCCCCAGCCGCGAAATGCCCTTTGCGGGCCACCCGACGCTTGGCTCCTGTGCCGTGTGGCTGGATGCGGACGGTGTGCCAAAACAGGCCGGGCTGGTGCGGCAGGAATGCGTGGGCGGGATTGTCGAGATTGACCAGACCGGCCCGGTGCCCGCCTTTCTGGCGCCGGTGACCCTGCAGCAGCCCATGCCCGATGAAGACCTGCAAGCCATTGAAAACGCTTTGGGATTGGACACGGAGCGTGTGGTCAATACCGTGCGGCTGAACAACGGGCCGATCTGGAATGTGCTGGAACTGGCAAGTGCGGCCGATGTTCTTGCGGTGGAATCTGCGCGTGTGCGCTGGCCGAACTTCCAGTCGATCGGGCTGATCGGGGCGTATCCGGCGGGGCAGGATTGTGAATTTGAGGTGCGGATGCTGGCGCCTTCAAGCGGCATGTCGGAAGACCCGATTACCGGATCGCTGAACGCGGCTTTGGCGCATTGGTTGCAGGCCCAGGGGCGGCTGGCCGCGCCGATTGTCGTGGGGCAGGGGCAGAAAATCGGGCGTCTGGGGCGGGTCTTCATCAACCCTGTGGGTGAGGGGCAGGTCTATATCGGTGGGCAGACGCATATTCTCATTCGCGGCACCGTGGCGCTTTGA